In Parasegetibacter sp. NRK P23, the genomic stretch GTTGAGTACCTATTTCGCGCAACAACACATGAATTCCAAATTGATGGCGGATATGATGACGTTCATGTCGAGTTACAGTTCAATACTCATGCTGCTTTACATTCCAATGTTCGCCCTGATTACAAAAATCGCGTTCAGGAAGTGGGGGCATAATTACTATGAGCATGTGGTCATGAACGCTTACATCTTATCATTTTACACCCTGGCGAGTATTATTTTGGTTTACCCGATCATGTTCTTTTTCAAGGATGCTCCCGGTGTTTTCTTTAAGATGACCCAGCTCTCCATTTTGATGGTTCCGCCGATCCTGTTTTGGTTCTTCAGAGCGTTTTACAGGGAAAAGCCCTTAAAATCAATTATACTAAGGGTATTGGGTACATTGGGCTTAACGATCGCTTTCTATTTAGTGGTCGTTATATTGGCGGGAATTATTGGCGTTATCCTCTCTTTATCAAGAGGTCCTGAGGCGCTGGAATATATTAAACCGAAATAAGCAGTGCTTCTGAAACCATTGCTTTTTTACTCCAGGATTAAACAGGATAGCACACCTTAAGCACAGTATCTACGCTAATCGGACACAGGTGCTTTTATCTGTCAGCCATTCAAAGGCGCTGGAGCCCGTATTAAAATACAGCATCGTTTTCCTAAATAAAAGCACGGAGCAATGAAAAACAACAAAGCGATTTTAGAAAAGGCAAACGCATCTTTAAAAGAAGGCGACAACGAAGGTTTTTTAATGCACTGCACCGAAGACACAGCATGGATATTTGTCGGAGATATGACATTGAGGGGAAAGGAAGCGGTTAGGCAATATATGGCAGAAGCATATGCAACCCCTCCAAAATTCAATATGGAACTGATGATAGAAGAAGGTGATTATGTTACACAAATGGGAAGCATTAGTCTGAAAGACGAAAACGGTGAGATGATTGACTATTTAGCGTGCGATGTATTAAAATTTCGTGATGGAAAAATAGCTGAATTGAAAGCTTTTGTAATTAGAGATAACAAGCATATTTAACCCTAAAGACCGGCCAGGCAAGTCGGCAAACACGATATTCATTTTTCAAGCAAGCATAAATTTGATTGCGTAAGAATTAACTTGTCTAAGGTTCGGGCAGCCAATTTAATCCAGAAGGCTTTCAAATTGGTTAATCAGCCCATCTTTCATTTCTGGTCGGGGTGCGTTGGCGGATTCCAGCCCACCGTTCCTGTTAATAATCATATAGCGCGGGTATCCATTGAAGTTATATCTTTCCATCAAACGGAGTACCTCATCACGGGTAAGCAGATAATGATCGCCTTCTAACTGGTATTTTTTTCTTACTGCCTTCCATTCCTCTGGCGTAGAATCTGCACACAAATAAGCGAAAACAATGTCCCTGCCCTGCAATTCCCGCCGTAACGCCATGGTATGGGGAAACTGATTGATACAAGGTGCGCACCATGTAGCCCACAGATCAACATACACCACCTTCCCCTTGTGCCGCCTGGCGATTCTGTTCAGAACAGTGTTTTCATCCGGCGGAGCCGCCAAAAGGTCTTCAACCAAATCAGAGCGTAATTCCTTTTCGTGCAGTTTGCTTTCCCTTTCAATAACCATAAAATTTTCAGGATCGTAAACAAGGGATCGGAGATAAGCCAGTAATTGGTCATCAAGAAACAACACGTTCGTAAGGAAAACCTGGCCACTCAAAAAATGCCCTATAAGGCAGTCTCTGAAATAGCTTTTGGGATACAAAGCAGCGATCTCTTTGAACCTGTAATCAAACTCGAGCGAAAAGCAGTAGAATAGCAAGTAGGTACTAAAATTCCTTAGCTTTTGCATATAAGCAACCCTTTGTTCCAACTGCTGCTGAGCAAGGGTATCATTCAATGGTAAATTCACCGAAAATCCGCCTGGTGTTTTCTTTACATACGGCGCCCAATCCGCCACCGCATCCAACATCAAGATATCCGAATCCGATAAAGAGCGGTCGTATTTTTTAAAGTAATGCAGCGCGTCGGTGAAGGAAAAATCTGCCGTCCAGATACTGTCCCTGAGATGGGGCGCTGCAAAAAAAGGACGCACCAGCAAACTGGTAATTTCGTGGATAAATCCGCGGTACTGGTAACCGCCTAAATAGGCCACTGAATCGTTGGTGGCAAAGGAATAAATCAACTGAAGGGTTTCCGGCACAATCGGTTCAGGGTTACGAGGGTTCCGCAGTACGCCGTACCTCAGCAACTCGTTTGGCACTTTGTAATGCGTCATTCTTGAAAGAATGGCGTTCACCGGACGGCTCATGGTGTATTTTTGTGCATAGGCTGAAAGGACCGCGTCTTCCATCTTCTTTCTGTCCAGCACGTACCCCCTGTATTCCTCCTGATTTGCAGTTGTAACCATGCGCTTATGCAGTGTATCATCATCAACACTGTGCAGATGTTTATAGGCCGCGTTGAACTCGTTATTCAAAGGTCCCAGCGTGCCGCCAAACGCTACTGTTCCGCCATCCTGTTCTGCTTTCTCACCAGTTGCCCAAATACTAATGGTAACCGTATCGCCGGGGCCTACTACAAAGTGTTCAAATCTTGAATTGTACCTGATAAACGCTTCGGTATCCGGTATGGTAACAGGAAAACTGACGGCAAATGTTCCATCAGCGCTAATGCGCGCCACTTTGGTTGTTGTTTTACCCAAAAGGGAGTTGGCAAAAACCACCTCCATCTGTTGCTGACTGCCCCTTACCTTTCTATCAATATACCCGGCTAACCGTACTGTATCATCCGCCCGTGTTTTCAGGTTATCCCAGAGTTCAGCAACGGCAGATGAATGTGGCGTACGCCGGTTGGTAAGTACCAGTTTACGCCCCTGCGTAACTACTGTAATGGTTGAATCGTTTGTGAAGGTAACCGCGAGCGCATATACCTTACTGTTGACATGAAAATTTAATGTAAGTGTTTGCTGCTTTTCTTCCGTAACCTTGAACACCCCGAATTCCCCATCGAAATACCCAACCTTGCTATATAAACCCAATTTCCATTCAGTAGTATTCGATAGAAGAAACCAGTTGCCTTCCAGTTTTGCAGAAGGCTGCTTCCCGCTACCAGCAAGCGCAGAAGCTTGCATAGAAAGTGTAGAGATAACCAGCGATGCAATGAGTTGGCAAGTTCTGATTTTGGAGTACTTCGTTTTAAAGGGGCAATTCCTGGTTAATATACTGAACATCTGATTCATATAAGGATAAGGTGAAATTAGTAACGGGTATCAATATATGAATCATTATTTGTATTCCCATGATTCTACTGAATTTTAGCATTTCTGCATCAGCCAGTCCTGACCGGATACGCCACGCGCCGCAATTCTGGTAAGAATGATTAAAAGAGTTTGAAGAAAAAAACATTGAACCAACTGCTCAACGTGGTCTCAGGAAATATTGAGTCGCAAACAAGAGTAACATAGCCCCCAACCAAATGAGAGCAAAGTACAAGATATCCCTGAATCCCGAAGCCTTTCGAACGGCCGCCCTCCTTAACAGTGCGCTTATGCCCTGACTGATATGGAACCGCACAAATAACCAGGCGGAAATTATGGCGGCAAAATAAGGCGTCCAATATATCCTTATCGAAAAAGCCAATATTCCAGCCCTGACCATCAATAAATAGAAAGCAGTATAAACAGCGGCTAAAAATAAAAACGTTAGCATAAGCACCCCATTCAAGGCGCGGCGAATCAACCTCTTGTTGTTATGTTTTTTAAATCCAATAACAAACCTATAAGATATATCTAACAAAAAACGGAACATACTAATGCGCCATATAAGTTATTTATAATTTTTTGCCAAACCAGTCTTCGGCATAACCTTCTTTAATATTAATGCTCATCAACTCCACGCCGGCATTAACATCTGAAAATCGCACAATATAACAAACACCCCCAATGCGCTTCCATACTGTTACGCATCTCCCCTCCTTGAGGCAGTAAAACCGTCTGGATTGCTGGTAAAGAAGAACAGGCAAACCAATCAACATCAAAACAAATGAAACTTTCAGTAGTCTTTTCATTTAACCTTCTTATTGGAGATTTTCAAGCAGACAAAGTATTATGCTTTCAACGCGTTTTTTGATATTTCAGCAACTCTTTATACTTTTCTGAAATATTCAGTTCCAAAATATTGAATAATTAAACAAGTGCTGGAAGAACTTCACAATTTTTACCTGAGCAAAGAAGAGCCAAATAAGAGTTGCCTGCTTGCATTACGGGAAATTATTCTTACTCTGGCGCCAAACATTACTGAAACGCGGAAATGGGGGATGCCCTGCTTCTGCTATAAGAAAAAAATGTTTTGCTATTTGTGGACGGATAAAAAAACGGACGAACCATATATACTCATGGTAGAAGGTAAGTATCTTGAGCACCCTGCGTTGGAAAAAGGCAGCCGTTCGAGAATGAAGATTTTACGAATCAATCCAAATAAAGATTTACCCATAAAGACAATTGAGGAAATCTTTCAAAAAGCGTTGGACCTATACAAGACTGGTATAATTAAACTCAGGGAGTGATCAACGATGATCTTTTGGCGACAGCGTTTCCAAATTGTACCACTGCCAGCAACCCCCATATTTAGGACTGGAACTTTACCATCCGCGAGTTTCACCGGGCACTAAAACCAGGATGCACACTCGTTATCTCCATCGAACACCCTTTCTTCGAATACATTTTCTTCAACTCCGGCAAGTATTTCACCACCCAAGAGCAATAGAGTTACTGCGATTTAGCAACTACTGACTTCATTATGCTAATCAAGACAAGTTTTAAGAAAGGAAATACAGCTTGAAAATAGTCTTGGATAGACTGCACTTGAAAAATTCAGTTTTAGCATAAATTTACTTGCAAACAAAGCGATTACAGACTATTGTCTTTCAAGGAAACCACCCGTTGTCTTATATATCAAATAGAACATTCAATGATAAAACTTATAGCCCTGGCCTTACTTTCCCTGAACGCACTTACTGTCTTCGGACAGAAAGGGGCGTATGATATTGTCATCAGGAATGCAAATGTTTTTGACTCGCGAAAAGGTACAGTTTCATTAAACAGAACGATTTGCATTAAAGATG encodes the following:
- a CDS encoding nuclear transport factor 2 family protein, which produces MKNNKAILEKANASLKEGDNEGFLMHCTEDTAWIFVGDMTLRGKEAVRQYMAEAYATPPKFNMELMIEEGDYVTQMGSISLKDENGEMIDYLACDVLKFRDGKIAELKAFVIRDNKHI
- a CDS encoding DUF1801 domain-containing protein is translated as MLEELHNFYLSKEEPNKSCLLALREIILTLAPNITETRKWGMPCFCYKKKMFCYLWTDKKTDEPYILMVEGKYLEHPALEKGSRSRMKILRINPNKDLPIKTIEEIFQKALDLYKTGIIKLRE
- a CDS encoding DUF3667 domain-containing protein, yielding MAETCLNCASQVTENFCGKCGQKKYKRIDRKYIWDELQYTIFHTNKGLLYSVKSTLKNPGKTAREFIEGNRVNHYKPILMVFVLSGISAFVSFKVLNFKEVLSTYFAQQHMNSKLMADMMTFMSSYSSILMLLYIPMFALITKIAFRKWGHNYYEHVVMNAYILSFYTLASIILVYPIMFFFKDAPGVFFKMTQLSILMVPPILFWFFRAFYREKPLKSIILRVLGTLGLTIAFYLVVVILAGIIGVILSLSRGPEALEYIKPK
- a CDS encoding TlpA disulfide reductase family protein, with product MQASALAGSGKQPSAKLEGNWFLLSNTTEWKLGLYSKVGYFDGEFGVFKVTEEKQQTLTLNFHVNSKVYALAVTFTNDSTITVVTQGRKLVLTNRRTPHSSAVAELWDNLKTRADDTVRLAGYIDRKVRGSQQQMEVVFANSLLGKTTTKVARISADGTFAVSFPVTIPDTEAFIRYNSRFEHFVVGPGDTVTISIWATGEKAEQDGGTVAFGGTLGPLNNEFNAAYKHLHSVDDDTLHKRMVTTANQEEYRGYVLDRKKMEDAVLSAYAQKYTMSRPVNAILSRMTHYKVPNELLRYGVLRNPRNPEPIVPETLQLIYSFATNDSVAYLGGYQYRGFIHEITSLLVRPFFAAPHLRDSIWTADFSFTDALHYFKKYDRSLSDSDILMLDAVADWAPYVKKTPGGFSVNLPLNDTLAQQQLEQRVAYMQKLRNFSTYLLFYCFSLEFDYRFKEIAALYPKSYFRDCLIGHFLSGQVFLTNVLFLDDQLLAYLRSLVYDPENFMVIERESKLHEKELRSDLVEDLLAAPPDENTVLNRIARRHKGKVVYVDLWATWCAPCINQFPHTMALRRELQGRDIVFAYLCADSTPEEWKAVRKKYQLEGDHYLLTRDEVLRLMERYNFNGYPRYMIINRNGGLESANAPRPEMKDGLINQFESLLD